From the Erythrolamprus reginae isolate rEryReg1 chromosome Z, rEryReg1.hap1, whole genome shotgun sequence genome, one window contains:
- the LOC139153220 gene encoding cathelicidin-related peptide-like → MEGCLWKILLLVWALSDSGGCAPTQAPMSYEEAVEQGVVMYNSKAKEDHLYRLLEAVPQPDWDPNSEGTQELKFSLKETVCTAEEEGSLDKCDFKEGGVVRQCAATFFLGEKPPMAVLNCEAVEGIEEEEEKEEVEEVEEKEEEDEKGEEEEDQPERSRKLRKKIRKALRKGLKKIGKGLKKGIQIVKKVIIGIII, encoded by the exons ATGGAAGGCTGCTTGTGGAAgatcttgctgctggtttgggCTCTCTCAGACTCTGGAGGCTGTGCACCCACACAGGCACCGATGAGCTATGAGGAGGCTGTGGAACAAGGAGTGGTCATGTACAACAGCAAAGCCAAGGAAGATCACCTCTACCGTCTTCTCGAGGCCGTTCCTCAGCCTGATTGG GATCCCAATTCTGAAGGTACCCAAGAGTTGAAGTTCTCCCTCAAAGAGACGGTCTGTACAGCGGAAGAAGAAGGTTCCTTGGATAAGTGCGACTTCAAGGAAGGCGGG GTGGTCAGACAATGCGCAGCCACCTTCTTCCTGGGGGAGAAGCCACCAATGGCTGTTCTCAACTGTGAGGCTGTGGAGGGaatagaagaggaggaagagaaggaagaggtggaggaggtggaggagaaggaggaggaagacgagaagggggaggaagaggag GATCAGCCGGAACGCTCCAGGAAATTAAGGAAGAAGATCAGGAAAGCCCTCAGGAAAGGCCTCAAGAAGATCGGGAAAGGCCTGAAGAAAGGAATTCAAATAGTTAAAAAGGTCATTATAGGAATAATCATATGA